The following are encoded in a window of Coregonus clupeaformis isolate EN_2021a unplaced genomic scaffold, ASM2061545v1 scaf0526, whole genome shotgun sequence genomic DNA:
- the LOC121559076 gene encoding ADP-sugar pyrophosphatase-like codes for MSSPPKSTTIPHIVKEEVIASGKWLKLEKTTYVDPVGNTRTWETTKRTTRQANAADGVGIIALLKRTLHKDCVVMVKQFRPPMGCCTLEFPAGLIDEGESAETAALRELKEETGYKGEVVGVTPVTCLDPGLSNCTTQIVMVNINGDDLENTNPTQQLGDGEFVEVLLLPLDEFQSKIDDLMKKEKIVVDSKVYIYGMGMSQAFFKPNELRVLKQ; via the exons ATGAGCAGCCCTCCCAAATCGACAACCATACCTCACATTGTAAAAGAGGAG gtcattgcaTCTGGGAAATGGTTGAAACTTGAGAAGACCACGTATGTGGACCCTGTTGGAAACACAAG AACTTGGGAGACTACGAAAAGGACAACCAGACAGGCCAACGCagcagatg GTGTGGGGATCATCGCCCTTCTGAAGAGGACCCTCCACAAAGACTGCGTTGTCATGGTGAAGCAGTTCCGTCCACCAATGGGGTGCTGTACCCTAGAGTTCCCTGCAG GTCTGATTGACGAGGGTGAGAGTGCAGAGACTGCTGCTCTGCGAGAGCTGAAGGAGGAGACTGGTTACAAGGGGGAGGTGGTGGGAGTCACCCCAG TGACCTGTTTGGACCCTGGCCTCTCTAACTGCACCACACAGATCGTCATGGTGAACATCAATGGAGACGACCTCGAAAACACCAACCCCACACAGCAGCTGG GTGATGGAG AATTTGTTGAAGTTCTTCTTCTACCTCTTGATGAATTCCAGAGTAAAATTGATG ACCTGATGAAGAAGGAGAAGATTGTGGTGGACTCTAAGGTTTACATCTACGGCATGGGGATGTCCCAGGCCTTCTTTAAACCCAATGAACTCAGAGTGCTCAAACAGTGA